Genomic segment of Alligator mississippiensis isolate rAllMis1 chromosome 6, rAllMis1, whole genome shotgun sequence:
ctgggctgcagctggcatCCAGTGCTGGTGAGCAAGGAGGGAAAACCCTGAGTCCTGTAGCAACAGCAGAGGAAAAACATCACCTCCTGGCCCCatgaagcagccagcagagcccaaAAGCCTGGGAAACACCAGGCCCAtccgctctgccctgcagcctggggacgTCAGGCAGGACCCGCACATCCTCCCGACTGCAGAGCCAGCAGTGCCCTGCCTGTCACCTCTCCCCCTCCACGAACTGGTCCCTGCTCTTTAATCCTGTTCTGCGAccaggctgggtgtggggctctGCTTGCCCTCCGATTTCCTCCTGCTCTGGGTCGCAGAGCTCTTCTTGTGGTCTCCAGATGTGCTTGAGGAGGGCTGGCTTCCAACTGTGGCTCTTCAcagcctgctgcgggctcagctgctcccagaccagccctgcccagtgctcgtccagcccctgctcagacACCTCCAGTAATGGAGAGTCGACACCTTCCCCGGCATctctcccactgcctccctgctcagacatctcctgggagtcCCCtgatcatgggggacttcaatccccctgacctctgctgggaaggcaatacagcagtgcacaggcaagcCAGGATTGTTTGGAGCATTTGGGGGACAAGAAACTGTCGTcgtggattcaccaggggcatgATGTCGGACCAACCTGATGCCTTCTACGAGGgggtggctggctctgtggatgcgggcaGACCGGGGGATGTGGTGtacctggattttagcaaggcttttgatacagtctgcCACAGCATTGTCGCAGgtgagctaaggaagtacgggctggatgactGGACTGTGAAggggacagaaaactggctggagcatcgggctcagagggtagtgatcaatggctcaatgtctagttggcagccggtatcaagtgcagtgcccaggggtcggtcctggggccggttttgttcaatgtcttcatctgcaacctggaagatgggatgcggtgcaccctcagcaagtctgcagatgaaccaagctgggggatgtagtagatacgctggagggtagggctaggattcggagtGACCTGGACACGTTGGAGGACCGGGCCAAAAGAAATCccgtgaggttcaacaaggacaagtgcaaagtcctgcaccgaggagggagcgatcccctgcaccggtgcaggctgggggcgacgggctgggcagcagctctgcagaaagggcctggggggacgggggacaagaagctgaacaggagccagcagtgtgcccttgtgccaggaaggcgaccggcatcctgggctgcaggggtagGAACGAtgtcagcagatggagggcagtgatccttcccctctatgcagcactggggaggccacatctggagtcctgtgtccagctgtgggccgccgctacagaaaggatgtggacacgtttgagagagtccagcggagggcaatgaaatggctgtgggctgggggacaggactggtgaggggacgctgagggaactggtgttgattgagtctggagaagggaagactgagtagggattgaatagcagcctttagctccctgccggggggctgcaaagaggatggagctgggctggtctcagtgggggcagatacaggacaaggagcaatgggctcaagctgcagcaagggaagttgagggtggatattaggaagaatcttCTCGGtaggagggttgtaaaacactggagcaggctccccagagatcAGGgagaagctctatccttggaggttttcaaaacccaggtaggtcaagccttggctgggatgatggagctggggctggtcctgcttggagtgggggcttggactagatgtgaccccctgaggtcccttccagccctcgttgtctatgattctgttattTGAAGTGCTTCAgtctaaacctgctttgctgcaagtTCAAGCCCTTGCTGCGCATCCTGCTCTGCGGCAGGAGAGAACAGGGGCTTTCCCTCTTCTTCGTGGCAGCCCTTCAGGGACTTGCAAGCTACTCTCATGTCCCCTCTGCAGCACCTCACGTGCCCAGTTCTTCCAAGCCCTCCTCATtggacttgccttccaagcccttgatcaccTTTGTCTCCCGCCCCGGACActctccaacttctccatgtcctgttTAAAATGCAGCGCCCGGAACAGCACTAATGCTCCCTTTGAGGCCTGCCTGAGCGACATCAGGAGTGCACTTCAGAAGGCTCTTGCTAGAAGGGGAAGccgggctggaggctgcaggatGAAGCTCAAGGCTGACACATGCGAAGTGCTGCACGTGGGGAAGAAGGATCACAACACAAGTAGGAGATGGAGGacacctggctgggtggcagcgcTGCGGAGAAGGAGCTGGGAGTCCTGGTGCAGCCAACTCTGCCCTGTGATGCAGCTGCTCAAAAGGACAACGCGGTTTTGGCTGCATCAATAAAATAGGAGCATGAGGTGCAAGACAAGgggggtgctggggcctctgcttGGCATGGCCCAGGCCTCAGCTAGAGCTTGGTGTGTTGTTCTGGGCTCCATTTTTACATGAATGTGGAGAAGTCAGAGAAGGTCCAAAGGCAGCAACATGATGATCAATGGCTTGGAAGGTAAAGTCAcgggaggagaggctgaaggagctgggcaatgcatgttcagcttgtggaaaaggtatTTAAGAGAGGACATGAGAGCGGTCTGCAAATCCCTGCGGGGCTGGGCTGCcagagagaagagggaaagcagaGATGAGGACATGGAGCAGCGGCTtgaagtggcagcaaggcaggttTAGTTTGGAGACCAGGAAGCACTTGGGCACTGCTGTCAGAGCGTGGCAGCCGTGGCAGAGACGCCAGGGAAGGGGTGAGCTCTCCACTGCTGGGGGTGTTTGAGAGGAGGCCGGGTAAGCCTTGGGCAGGGAGGATCtaggagcagccgtgcctggagCGCGCTGTGAAGAGCAGCGGCTGGAGGCCCAGGACCCCGCTCCAGACACACGTGGCTGGGAGATGATGAGAAGAGCTGCAGCCCAGCGCAGAGGGTGTTGGGGGACCGTGCTCAGCGGCAGGAGAAGGAAGCAGAGCtcgcaggggcctggtgctgccaggAGGTTAAAGGCACCGGGGTAAGCTCATGGAGGGGACACGGACAGGGGAGCTCTGGCCCCGCAGTCAGGGTGGATGTGCGGGTCCTGCTTGCTGGCCTCAGGGCAGAGCGGAGGGGCCTGGGGTCTCCCAGGcttctggctctgcaggctgcctcgTGTGGGACTTGCCCTCTTCTCTAGCTGCAGGTGTCAGGGGGCCGAAGCCTCCCCCCGAGGCGCTGGTGCTGCAGcccgggctggggatggggctgggctgcgccaGTGCTCCTGTGGCACccaccccgcagggtcctggtggAGGGTCTGGCCCccgcgctcaggctcagccccacactgcactggggcaggaagggattcccccctggtcagactggtcacactggggggttttgccttcctctgcagcggaggcacagcctgggcctgggctctctgcagcgccCACGACCCCCCGGCAGTAGCAGGACATTGGTGGCCGTGCCCCCCTGTATCCCAGGGGTGACTGTGTTGGACGTGGGGTTTGTCcgggctggtttggacggggctgggctggctgtgacCTCGCAGGTCGCCGCGGCTTTGATCTTCTGACCCTAAGGCTGGGGCAGTGCGGGGCGaggggagctgctggggctgcccggctccatgcctgtgccctgcgcccctcacccaccctccccaccccctcagatCGAGCGCCAGCTCTTCGAGGAGACGGTGAAGACCCTGAACAACTACTACGCTGAGGCCGAGAAGATTGGGGGCAGCTCCTACCTGGAGGGCTGCTTGGCCTGCGCCACCGCCTACTTCATCTTCCTCTGCATGGAGACGCACTACGAGAAGGTCGGGCTccctggtgaggggcagggagggcgcaggggcagccagggccaggggaaccAGGCAGTTGAGCTCCCAAAGGGGTGAAATCCAGCACATCACTGCTGCCTCAACAGGCAGCCTTGCCCAGTGGGTAGAGCAGGCAGCACGGGcggccaggacacctgggtcctgcccatggctgcaggaggggaggggatgggggggcggccaggactcctgggtcctgcccTGGCCGTGGAGGGACCTGGGCGGAGGATGAGCCGCAGGCCAGTCTCGGGGCGCAGCATTGTGTCTGAGCGCAGCGGGGCTCGGCCGGCCCAGGGATCGGTGCCTtggccccggctggcaggggctgggggctgcagggcggCCTGCTCCACGTGCTGTGTCCTCGGCAGGTGCTGAAGAAGATCTCCAAGTTCATCCAGGAGCAGAATGAAAAGATCTACGCGCCGCGGGGGCTGCTGCTCACCGACCCGCTGGAGCGCGGCATGCGGGTCGTATCCTCCTGGGCAGCGGGCCctgcgggggcaggggggcctgggggggctgggctgggctgggggaagtgggggggagctGCCAGCCCGTGGGTCCGTCCTTAGCCGTGTGGCGCAGATCGAGATCTCCATCTACGAGGAccgctgcagcagtggcagctccagcagctccagctccagctccagcagcgggggcggcgggggcggcgcgggggcacGGTGACTGGCAGCGAGTCCCTGCAGGAACCTGTCCTGCCGGGACGAAGGCCGCGCCGAGGTCCGCAGGCTGCGCTACCAGAGCACCCGCTTCTGAGccttctgcccccagccctggggggcacctcttgctgcccggggcctggaggggggcagggggccagggactgcctgcagaagccccctggcactgggcctggCACCTGCTGGGGTCAGTGGCTGGTGCCGGGACAGGGGTCCCCTGTAGAGCCACGCGGCCTGTATCCCCTCATTCCCAGCACGACCGGGCACCTGATCCCTCACgttgccaggatcaggccctgcccgggctgggagggggcagaggaggcagctgtgggggccgCTGGCTCTGATGCCtgg
This window contains:
- the GOLGA7B gene encoding golgin subfamily A member 7B is translated as MATEVHNLQELRRSASLATKVFVQRDYSDGTMCQFQTKFPPELDSRIERQLFEETVKTLNNYYAEAEKIGGSSYLEGCLACATAYFIFLCMETHYEKVLKKISKFIQEQNEKIYAPRGLLLTDPLERGMRVIEISIYEDRCSSGSSSSSSSSSSSGGGGGGAGAR